Proteins encoded by one window of Ulvibacter sp. MAR_2010_11:
- a CDS encoding VOC family protein, with product MKKRVTGIGGLFFKTRDPKATKDWYKEHLGFNTDDWGCTFWWKDEQGNKCSTQWSPFARDTKYYDPSKKDFMFNYRVENLEELLKVLKEEGVNIIGEMQTYDYGKFGWIMDNDGNKIELWEPIDSAFQ from the coding sequence ATGAAAAAACGAGTAACAGGAATAGGCGGATTATTCTTTAAGACTAGGGATCCAAAGGCAACCAAGGATTGGTATAAAGAGCATCTGGGGTTTAATACCGATGATTGGGGATGTACCTTTTGGTGGAAGGATGAGCAGGGCAATAAATGCTCTACACAATGGAGTCCGTTTGCCAGAGACACCAAATATTATGACCCTTCTAAAAAAGATTTTATGTTTAATTACAGGGTCGAAAATTTGGAGGAATTACTAAAAGTTCTGAAAGAAGAAGGTGTAAATATTATTGGGGAAATGCAGACTTACGATTACGGAAAGTTTGGTTGGATTATGGACAATGACGGTAACAAAATTGAACTTTGGGAACCGATTGATAGCGCATTTCAGTAA
- a CDS encoding 2-hydroxyacid dehydrogenase → MKILHLDTNHPLLLEKLKTAGFVNVEDYTSSEVEIKRIIYQYEGIVIRSRFKIDAAFLEAATNLKFIARVGAGLESIDNDYAHAKGIQLISAPEGNRNAVGEHALGMLLSLFNKLNTADREIRQGQWNRESNRGIELDGKTVGIIGYGNMGKAFAKKLRGFQCRVICYDLLPLVGDSSATLVSLEQLQQEADVLSLHTPLTVRTDKMVNSTFIERFAKPFWLLNTARGRSVVTADLVSALRNGKILGAGLDVLEYEKTSFESLFDSEELPHALKELLTFDNVILSPHIAGWTIESKEKLAQVIADKIILNFKTFS, encoded by the coding sequence TTGAAGATTCTTCACCTCGATACCAATCATCCTTTGCTGCTGGAAAAGCTAAAGACCGCCGGGTTTGTAAATGTTGAAGATTACACCTCTTCCGAAGTCGAAATAAAACGAATTATTTATCAATACGAAGGAATTGTTATTAGAAGCAGATTTAAGATAGACGCTGCTTTTTTGGAAGCGGCTACCAATTTAAAGTTTATCGCCCGCGTTGGTGCCGGCTTGGAAAGCATAGACAATGACTATGCACATGCGAAGGGAATACAGCTTATTTCGGCGCCGGAAGGCAACCGAAATGCAGTGGGGGAACACGCCTTGGGCATGCTGCTTTCGTTATTCAATAAACTAAATACGGCAGATCGCGAAATTCGCCAAGGGCAATGGAATAGAGAATCCAATCGCGGTATAGAACTGGACGGCAAAACCGTTGGAATTATCGGCTATGGAAACATGGGCAAAGCCTTTGCAAAAAAACTTAGGGGATTTCAATGTAGGGTAATCTGTTATGACCTGCTTCCTTTGGTTGGTGATAGCTCGGCAACACTGGTTTCTCTCGAACAATTGCAGCAGGAAGCCGATGTTCTTAGTTTGCACACACCTTTGACAGTCCGTACCGATAAAATGGTAAATAGTACTTTTATAGAAAGATTTGCAAAACCGTTTTGGCTGTTAAATACCGCCAGAGGGAGAAGTGTAGTTACAGCCGATTTGGTTTCGGCGTTACGAAATGGAAAGATTTTGGGTGCCGGATTGGATGTTCTTGAATATGAAAAAACTTCGTTCGAATCGCTTTTCGATTCCGAAGAGCTTCCACATGCCTTAAAAGAGCTACTTACATTTGACAATGTAATTTTGAGTCCGCATATAGCCGGCTGGACAATTGAGAGCAAAGAAAAGTTGGCGCAGGTGATTGCCGACAAGATAATTTTAAACTTTAAAACATTCTCTTAA
- a CDS encoding cupin domain-containing protein, with the protein MKTINLQQKFTSFSKHWHPHQIALVDDMQVLLAKIKDEFVWHTHEEGDELFFVQKGTLEMHFRDKIQVVKAGEIIVVPKGVEHCPKTRNGEEVHLLLFEKLSTKHTGNVQDAKTQTHYPKI; encoded by the coding sequence GTGAAAACGATAAATCTTCAACAAAAATTTACTTCCTTCAGCAAACATTGGCATCCGCATCAAATAGCTTTAGTAGACGACATGCAGGTGCTTTTGGCTAAAATTAAGGACGAATTTGTATGGCATACCCACGAGGAGGGAGATGAATTGTTTTTTGTTCAGAAAGGAACTTTGGAGATGCATTTTAGAGATAAGATACAAGTTGTAAAAGCCGGAGAAATTATTGTCGTCCCCAAAGGTGTGGAGCATTGCCCCAAAACGCGAAACGGAGAGGAAGTTCACCTGCTTTTATTCGAAAAGCTATCAACAAAACATACCGGAAACGTTCAGGATGCAAAAACACAAACCCATTATCCTAAAATATAA
- a CDS encoding thioesterase family protein codes for MKSEVFSYQFIVPNEAIDERKHVNNLTYLEWCIHAAEAHWKSKASLEMQKNFVWYVLRHHIEYKAAAFEDEKLQIETWVTSSEGVRSERNFKIFRIKDQKLLVEASTLWCLLDQKTNRPTKIPEEITTLFL; via the coding sequence TTGAAATCTGAAGTGTTCTCCTATCAATTTATTGTTCCGAATGAAGCCATTGACGAACGTAAACACGTAAACAACCTCACCTATCTGGAATGGTGTATACATGCTGCCGAAGCGCATTGGAAGTCAAAAGCTTCACTTGAAATGCAGAAGAATTTTGTTTGGTATGTGTTGCGCCATCATATTGAATACAAGGCGGCTGCTTTTGAAGATGAAAAGCTTCAGATTGAAACTTGGGTTACTAGCTCGGAAGGAGTGCGAAGCGAGCGGAATTTTAAAATTTTCAGAATAAAAGATCAGAAACTTCTTGTAGAGGCGAGTACCCTTTGGTGTCTACTGGACCAAAAAACAAATCGACCCACAAAAATCCCCGAAGAAATTACTACCTTGTTTCTCTAA
- the mgtE gene encoding magnesium transporter, with product MQFQLTADFISNIEHLIAHEENDALRELLHEFHFADIAEILEELDSDEATYLIKLLESELTSEALMELDDDIREKILDRLSPKEIAKELEELDTDDAADIIAELDEDIQRKVIGKIKDEEHKADIVELLKYDEDTAGGLMAKELVQVKETWTVAGCVREMRRQAENVTRVHSIYVTDKAGKLKGRLSLKDLLTASEKSKISEIYIPKVDYVSVHTENEDVARIMQKYDLEAIPVVDDEGILVGRITIDDIVDFIKDEAEKDYQLAAGITQDVEADDSVWKLTKARLPWLMIGMLGGLGAASIISGFEAIFLTYPNLLLFVPLIQATAGNVGVQSSAIVVQGLANDTLKGNIVRRLLKEAVLALINGVSIAIVVIFISHFAFGTTITESISICIALIAVIILAALIGTFIPILLDKKGIDPAVATGPFITTSNDVFGILTYFLIAKLILGF from the coding sequence ATGCAATTTCAACTCACAGCTGATTTTATCTCGAATATTGAGCATCTCATTGCTCATGAGGAGAATGATGCCCTACGTGAGTTATTGCATGAATTTCACTTTGCCGATATTGCAGAAATACTCGAAGAGCTAGACAGCGACGAGGCCACCTATCTTATTAAATTACTGGAGAGTGAATTGACTTCGGAAGCGCTCATGGAGCTGGACGATGATATTCGTGAAAAAATTCTCGACCGATTATCTCCCAAAGAAATAGCCAAGGAGCTGGAAGAACTCGATACCGATGATGCTGCCGATATTATTGCCGAACTGGATGAAGATATACAGAGAAAGGTAATCGGTAAAATAAAGGATGAAGAGCACAAAGCAGATATTGTTGAGCTTTTAAAGTACGATGAAGACACTGCCGGGGGTTTAATGGCCAAGGAATTGGTGCAGGTAAAAGAGACCTGGACTGTTGCGGGTTGTGTGCGGGAAATGCGCAGGCAAGCCGAAAATGTAACTCGGGTACATTCCATTTATGTAACCGATAAGGCCGGGAAATTAAAAGGGCGGCTCTCCTTAAAAGACCTTTTAACTGCTTCCGAAAAGTCCAAAATAAGTGAGATATATATCCCGAAAGTAGATTATGTTTCTGTTCATACAGAAAATGAAGATGTCGCGCGGATCATGCAAAAATACGATCTGGAGGCCATTCCCGTGGTCGATGACGAAGGGATTCTGGTAGGACGAATTACCATCGATGACATCGTAGATTTTATAAAAGACGAAGCCGAAAAAGATTACCAATTGGCAGCGGGTATTACACAAGATGTCGAAGCCGATGATAGTGTCTGGAAACTTACCAAGGCGAGACTTCCGTGGTTAATGATCGGGATGTTGGGCGGTCTGGGAGCTGCAAGTATCATTTCGGGATTTGAAGCCATTTTTCTTACCTACCCTAATTTGTTGCTTTTTGTCCCCCTAATTCAAGCAACTGCAGGAAACGTGGGTGTACAATCCAGCGCCATTGTTGTACAAGGTCTGGCCAATGATACTTTAAAGGGGAATATTGTGCGAAGGCTCTTAAAAGAGGCTGTTTTGGCACTTATCAATGGAGTTTCTATTGCAATTGTGGTGATTTTTATCAGTCATTTTGCCTTTGGAACCACCATTACTGAATCGATTAGTATTTGCATCGCATTGATAGCGGTAATTATTTTAGCAGCGCTTATCGGCACTTTTATTCCAATTCTTCTGGACAAAAAAGGAATTGATCCTGCTGTTGCTACAGGTCCGTTTATCACCACCAGTAACGATGTTTTTGGCATTCTTACCTATTTCCTTATCGCTAAGTTAATTTTAGGATTTTGA
- the rsmA gene encoding 16S rRNA (adenine(1518)-N(6)/adenine(1519)-N(6))-dimethyltransferase RsmA, with product MKSDEPSTHILKEKSSNSRKSTPRKEDGSVRAKKHLGQHFLKDEGIAQKISDTLTLRGYKNVLEIGPGMGVLTKYLVEKDINLAAMDLDRESIKYLAENFPHHNLKILEADFLKFALSTLFEEDEFGITGNFPYNISTQIVFKTLEWRDRIPEFTGMFQKEVALRICSSEGSKVYGILSVLTQAFYDAEYLFTVPPSVFDPPPKVESGVLRLRRKENNSLACDEKMLFKVVKTAFQQRRKTLRNSLKSFNISDKLKEDTIFGLRPEQLSVAQFITLTKKLEDDAISTHS from the coding sequence TTGAAATCGGACGAACCCTCAACACATATTTTGAAAGAAAAATCTTCAAATAGTAGAAAAAGCACTCCCCGAAAAGAGGATGGATCGGTGCGTGCTAAAAAGCATTTAGGTCAGCATTTTTTGAAAGATGAAGGGATTGCTCAAAAAATTAGTGATACCCTCACGCTGAGAGGCTACAAAAATGTATTGGAAATTGGTCCCGGAATGGGTGTGCTAACCAAATACCTTGTGGAAAAGGACATTAATCTGGCTGCGATGGATCTGGATAGAGAGTCCATAAAATATCTCGCAGAAAATTTTCCGCATCACAATTTAAAAATTCTGGAAGCCGACTTTTTAAAATTTGCTCTTTCAACTTTGTTTGAAGAAGATGAATTTGGCATTACAGGCAATTTTCCATACAATATTTCTACGCAGATAGTCTTTAAAACACTGGAATGGCGTGATCGAATTCCTGAGTTTACAGGGATGTTTCAGAAGGAAGTAGCACTGCGCATCTGTTCTTCGGAAGGAAGCAAGGTGTACGGAATCCTTTCGGTGCTTACACAGGCTTTTTACGATGCCGAATACCTGTTTACGGTACCTCCTTCGGTATTTGATCCCCCGCCAAAGGTAGAAAGTGGTGTGCTTCGGCTTAGAAGAAAAGAAAACAATAGTTTGGCCTGTGACGAGAAGATGTTGTTTAAGGTTGTGAAAACTGCCTTTCAGCAACGCCGTAAAACCCTTCGGAACAGTTTAAAATCCTTCAATATTTCAGATAAATTAAAAGAAGATACTATCTTTGGCCTACGCCCGGAACAACTTTCTGTAGCGCAATTTATTACTCTCACAAAAAAACTGGAGGACGATGCAATTTCAACTCACAGCTGA
- a CDS encoding CAP domain-containing protein, with translation MNDLFVSRISALALICLCFSCFPDSEISPAQSNNTIDLSLAQQTDWQMANQVLNLINDYRTSHELTPIESDPELASAHAVSHSLYMIEMDAINHDHFQQRSSALMEQGAEMVGENVANGYTSAEAVVEAWINSSEHRAIFEGAYTHTGFGIVKNASGKYFYTLLFYKQ, from the coding sequence ATGAATGACTTATTTGTAAGCAGAATTTCTGCTTTGGCATTAATTTGTCTTTGCTTTTCCTGTTTCCCCGACAGTGAAATTTCACCCGCACAATCAAATAACACAATTGACCTCAGTCTGGCACAACAAACCGACTGGCAGATGGCGAATCAAGTACTCAACTTGATAAATGATTACAGAACATCACATGAGTTGACTCCCATTGAAAGCGATCCCGAGCTCGCTTCAGCCCACGCAGTCTCTCATAGTCTGTACATGATAGAGATGGATGCAATTAATCACGATCATTTTCAGCAACGGTCATCGGCACTCATGGAACAGGGAGCCGAAATGGTTGGCGAGAACGTCGCGAATGGCTATACTTCGGCTGAAGCGGTGGTGGAAGCCTGGATAAACAGTTCGGAACATCGCGCCATTTTTGAAGGCGCTTATACTCATACCGGCTTTGGGATTGTTAAGAATGCATCCGGCAAGTATTTTTATACCCTTCTGTTTTACAAGCAATAA
- a CDS encoding DUF4286 family protein, whose translation MYIYNVTINVENAIHDAWLEWMKTEHIPAMLDTGKFSKALMTRVVVEEEMGGITYSIQYRTDSKETLQRYYAEDAQKLRAQSKPFEGKFVAFRTELQVICEQ comes from the coding sequence ATGTATATCTACAACGTCACCATAAACGTCGAAAATGCGATCCACGATGCCTGGCTGGAGTGGATGAAAACAGAACATATCCCGGCCATGCTCGATACCGGAAAATTCAGTAAGGCACTTATGACAAGAGTTGTGGTTGAAGAAGAGATGGGCGGAATTACCTATTCTATTCAATATCGTACCGATAGCAAAGAAACACTCCAACGCTATTACGCTGAAGATGCCCAAAAACTTCGAGCTCAAAGCAAACCGTTTGAAGGAAAGTTTGTGGCCTTTAGAACCGAATTGCAAGTGATCTGCGAACAGTAA
- a CDS encoding tetratricopeptide repeat protein has protein sequence MRSFLSIVAFFLFTSIVVAQSELLAKNYFDQGEYEKALVIFNKLLDQNPGRSDYFLMVVQTHQQMEQFTEAENLLLEKVEGRRINPQYYVELGYNYALQNNETQANVYYNKAIQFAEVNPNYAYAVGDVFMRYSLLDQAVIIFEKAMETDSQKDFNLHLARIYGEQGNLEKMFEKYIDLMQSNVGYKGAAQQNFSLYITEDPTNEANSILRKILLQKSQQNQDILYNQMLSWLFVQQKEFKKAFTQEKAIYKRAAESDLGGIIDVGIIAIAEKDYENAKEILQFVVENSATPEAKLQGHQFLMKIALATAMPKDYPKIEQEFESLFNEFGRASRTYLLQIDYNHFLAFQSGKVEEAISNLKELIKENLTQYQEARVKMELADILVFDEKFNLALIYYSQIQKKIQSDVLAQEARFKVARTSYFKGDFEWAQVQLDVLKKSASQLIANDAMQLSLMIRDNSLEDSTQTAIKKYAKADLMAFQNKNKEAIAALDEIITNHKGEKIEDEALLKQGELYEKTEQFTKAETNYLKLIEFYREDILADDAYYRLAKLYETQLQNPEKAKEYYEQIIFNFSDSIYFVEARKKYRTLRGDAIN, from the coding sequence ATGCGTAGTTTTTTATCCATAGTGGCCTTCTTTCTCTTCACCTCTATAGTTGTTGCCCAAAGCGAATTGTTGGCAAAAAATTACTTTGACCAGGGTGAATACGAAAAGGCATTGGTGATTTTCAACAAATTGTTGGATCAAAATCCCGGGCGTTCCGATTATTTTTTAATGGTGGTGCAGACGCATCAGCAAATGGAACAGTTTACTGAAGCCGAAAACCTCTTGCTCGAAAAAGTGGAAGGTCGTCGAATCAATCCGCAGTACTATGTGGAATTGGGTTATAACTATGCGCTTCAAAACAACGAAACGCAGGCCAATGTCTATTATAACAAAGCCATACAATTTGCAGAAGTCAATCCCAATTACGCCTATGCAGTTGGTGATGTCTTTATGCGTTACAGTCTCTTAGACCAGGCCGTAATTATTTTTGAAAAGGCTATGGAGACGGACTCTCAAAAGGACTTTAACCTACATCTGGCACGAATTTACGGAGAGCAGGGGAATTTGGAAAAAATGTTCGAAAAGTATATAGACTTGATGCAAAGCAATGTAGGTTACAAAGGAGCTGCGCAGCAAAATTTTAGTCTTTATATTACCGAAGACCCCACGAACGAAGCCAATAGTATATTGCGAAAGATCCTTTTACAAAAGTCGCAACAAAACCAGGATATACTTTACAACCAAATGCTAAGCTGGTTGTTTGTACAACAAAAGGAATTTAAAAAGGCGTTTACCCAGGAAAAAGCAATCTATAAACGAGCGGCAGAAAGTGATTTGGGCGGAATCATAGACGTTGGAATTATTGCCATAGCCGAAAAAGACTATGAAAATGCAAAAGAGATTCTCCAATTTGTTGTAGAAAATTCGGCCACCCCGGAAGCAAAATTACAAGGGCATCAGTTTTTAATGAAAATCGCCTTAGCGACGGCAATGCCCAAAGACTATCCAAAAATTGAACAAGAATTTGAAAGTTTATTTAATGAATTCGGCAGAGCGTCCCGCACCTATTTGCTTCAAATAGACTACAATCATTTTTTAGCATTTCAGAGCGGGAAAGTAGAAGAAGCCATTTCAAATTTAAAGGAATTAATAAAGGAAAATCTAACCCAATATCAGGAAGCAAGGGTAAAAATGGAGTTGGCCGATATTTTAGTGTTCGATGAAAAATTCAATTTGGCATTGATCTATTACTCACAGATTCAGAAAAAAATACAAAGCGATGTCTTGGCGCAGGAGGCCCGATTCAAGGTCGCGCGTACCAGTTATTTTAAAGGAGATTTTGAATGGGCACAGGTTCAATTGGATGTGCTTAAAAAATCGGCGTCCCAACTCATTGCCAACGATGCCATGCAGTTGAGTTTGATGATTCGGGACAATTCGTTGGAAGATTCCACCCAAACCGCAATTAAAAAATACGCAAAAGCCGATTTGATGGCTTTTCAGAATAAAAATAAGGAAGCCATCGCCGCTTTGGACGAAATTATTACCAATCACAAGGGCGAAAAGATTGAAGATGAAGCGCTGCTGAAGCAGGGCGAATTGTATGAAAAAACCGAACAGTTTACCAAGGCCGAAACAAATTATTTGAAACTTATTGAATTCTACAGGGAAGATATTCTGGCGGACGATGCCTACTATCGTTTGGCGAAATTATACGAGACTCAGCTTCAGAATCCCGAAAAAGCAAAGGAGTATTACGAACAGATTATTTTCAATTTTTCAGACAGCATCTACTTTGTGGAAGCCCGTAAAAAATACCGAACGCTGCGCGGAGATGCTATAAACTAA
- the serS gene encoding serine--tRNA ligase, with the protein MLQVQEIRDNKAHYITALAKRGIDASEVFEQVLQADEDRRTTQLQLDETLAQSNTFSKEIGKLFQSGETQKANLLKEKTGQLKETSKVLGDQLNTASEKLQQLLYTIPNIPNTLVPAGTDENDNEEVFIEGEIPVLDTEALPHWELAKKYDLIDFELGVKITGAGFPVYKGKGARLQRALIAYFLDKNTAAGYTEYQVPHLVNEASGFGTGQLPDKEGQMYHVGVDDLYLIPTAEVPVTNLFRGDLLAHTELPIMCTGYTPCFRREAGSYGAHVRGLNRLHQFDKVEIVRIEHPDSSYAALDGMVEHVKGILRDLKLPYRILRLCGGDLGFTSALTYDFEVFSTAQDRWLEISSVSNFETFQANRLKLRFKDKEGKNNLVHTLNGSALALPRVLAGILENYQTPTGIKIPEVLVPYCGFDTID; encoded by the coding sequence ATGTTACAGGTACAAGAGATACGAGACAACAAAGCACACTATATTACCGCCCTTGCCAAAAGAGGTATTGACGCTAGCGAGGTATTCGAGCAAGTGCTCCAAGCCGATGAAGACCGTAGAACTACCCAATTGCAATTGGACGAAACCCTTGCGCAATCCAATACTTTTTCAAAGGAGATTGGAAAATTGTTTCAGAGCGGAGAAACACAAAAGGCAAATTTACTAAAGGAAAAAACGGGTCAATTAAAGGAGACTTCAAAAGTACTTGGTGACCAATTAAACACCGCTTCCGAAAAATTGCAACAACTGCTGTATACCATTCCTAATATACCCAATACGCTGGTTCCTGCAGGAACCGATGAGAATGACAATGAAGAAGTATTTATAGAAGGTGAAATTCCTGTTTTAGATACCGAAGCCCTGCCTCATTGGGAACTAGCCAAGAAATACGACTTAATCGATTTCGAATTGGGAGTAAAAATTACCGGAGCCGGTTTTCCGGTTTATAAAGGAAAAGGAGCCCGCTTACAACGTGCACTAATTGCCTATTTCCTCGATAAAAACACAGCAGCCGGTTACACAGAATATCAGGTGCCGCATTTGGTAAATGAAGCTTCAGGCTTTGGAACAGGACAATTACCAGACAAAGAAGGGCAGATGTATCATGTGGGGGTTGACGATTTATATTTAATTCCAACAGCCGAAGTTCCCGTTACCAATTTATTCCGTGGAGATTTGTTGGCACATACCGAACTTCCTATTATGTGTACCGGATATACTCCTTGCTTTAGAAGAGAGGCCGGTAGTTACGGAGCACACGTTCGCGGATTGAACAGATTGCACCAATTTGACAAGGTGGAAATTGTACGTATTGAGCATCCGGACAGCAGCTATGCTGCACTTGACGGCATGGTAGAGCATGTTAAGGGGATTTTACGCGATTTAAAACTCCCGTATCGAATTTTGCGTTTGTGTGGAGGAGACTTAGGTTTTACTTCAGCATTAACTTACGATTTTGAAGTGTTTTCTACCGCACAGGATCGGTGGTTAGAGATTTCTTCGGTGTCTAATTTTGAAACATTTCAGGCAAACAGATTGAAACTTCGATTTAAAGACAAGGAAGGAAAAAACAATCTGGTACATACGTTAAACGGTAGTGCTCTTGCACTCCCGCGTGTTTTGGCAGGTATTCTGGAAAACTATCAAACTCCAACGGGAATTAAAATTCCGGAAGTGCTGGTTCCCTATTGCGGCTTCGATACGATCGATTAG
- a CDS encoding HTTM domain-containing protein, with protein sequence MNKWLFTHIDNSGLVLFRIAFGFLIAVEAFGAIATGWVRRAFVEPDFTFNFIGLDFLQPLPGNGMYFYFILMGICGVCVLLGYKYRLSMIGYAILWSGVYLMQKTSYNNHYYLLMLLCWIMAILPAHRWFSLDAKINPKIKSPSMPRWVLLILILQVWIVYTYASVAKWYPDWLNLTVPALFMSGKSDYWLIGGFLQLHWVHWCIAYVGILFDLLIIPLLLWKRTRLLGFCISIFFHLFNSVVFQIGIFPYMSIAFALFFFSPELLQKRFLPKKQLYTAGETILPKYRNTLITVFSIYFVIQIALPLRHWFFKDDVLWTEEGHRLSWRMMLRSKHGSLTVWVEDKKTGERLRYDYTKLVGEKQSRSVKTKPDLLWQMAQRIKASEAEVGKDVAVFMDARVQVNGGEYFPLIDKSVDLASEKWHHFKHHDWILASPPDYHKVNPLP encoded by the coding sequence ATGAATAAGTGGCTTTTTACCCATATTGACAATAGCGGACTTGTTCTTTTCAGAATCGCTTTTGGTTTTCTTATTGCAGTGGAAGCGTTTGGTGCCATTGCGACCGGCTGGGTGCGACGCGCCTTTGTAGAACCCGATTTCACCTTTAATTTTATAGGGTTGGATTTTCTGCAACCACTGCCGGGAAACGGCATGTATTTCTATTTTATCCTTATGGGAATCTGTGGAGTATGTGTACTTCTGGGCTACAAATACAGGCTCAGCATGATTGGGTATGCGATTTTATGGTCGGGAGTGTATTTAATGCAAAAAACTTCCTATAACAACCACTATTATTTATTGATGTTGTTGTGCTGGATTATGGCAATACTCCCGGCACATCGTTGGTTTTCTTTGGATGCTAAAATAAATCCGAAAATAAAATCCCCTTCTATGCCGCGATGGGTATTGTTGATTCTTATTCTTCAGGTTTGGATAGTATACACCTATGCTTCCGTCGCTAAATGGTATCCCGATTGGTTGAATCTAACGGTACCGGCCTTGTTTATGAGCGGAAAAAGTGACTACTGGCTCATTGGCGGATTTTTACAGCTACATTGGGTACACTGGTGTATTGCTTATGTAGGGATTCTTTTCGATTTGCTCATCATTCCGTTGCTTCTTTGGAAGCGTACCCGTCTTCTGGGCTTTTGTATTTCAATATTTTTTCATTTGTTTAATTCGGTTGTGTTTCAAATTGGCATCTTCCCATATATGTCGATTGCGTTTGCATTATTTTTCTTTTCTCCGGAATTACTTCAGAAGCGTTTTTTACCGAAAAAGCAACTGTACACAGCCGGTGAGACAATCCTTCCGAAGTATCGCAATACCTTAATTACTGTTTTTTCAATCTATTTTGTCATTCAAATTGCACTTCCACTTAGGCATTGGTTTTTTAAAGATGATGTCCTATGGACCGAAGAAGGTCATCGTCTTAGCTGGCGTATGATGCTTCGTTCCAAACACGGCAGTTTAACGGTGTGGGTAGAAGACAAAAAAACCGGTGAGCGCTTGCGCTATGATTACACCAAGTTGGTTGGAGAAAAACAGAGTCGTTCTGTTAAAACAAAACCCGATTTGCTATGGCAAATGGCGCAACGAATTAAAGCTTCGGAAGCAGAAGTGGGTAAAGATGTGGCCGTATTTATGGACGCCAGAGTCCAGGTAAACGGCGGAGAGTACTTCCCGCTTATTGACAAAAGCGTAGATCTGGCTTCCGAAAAATGGCATCATTTTAAGCACCACGATTGGATTTTAGCTTCCCCACCCGATTATCATAAAGTGAATCCATTGCCTTAA
- a CDS encoding bifunctional riboflavin kinase/FAD synthetase, with the protein MNEYLSAANYKNDRQSVVTIGTFDGVHIGHKAILQRVVNTAKKEKLDSVLLTFFPHPRLVLQTDTNLQLINTMDEKKALLDKTGLNHLVMHPFTHAFSRLTAVEYVRDILVNKLKAKKIIIGYDHRFGRNRTANIEDLKEFGKTYHFEVEEISAQELDEVAVSSTKIRKALLAGDITTANNYLGYHFMLSGTVVKGKSIGRTMDYPTANLHIEEPYKLVPKNGVYVVHATINSENVFGITSIGTNPTVGGTDKTIETYFLDFKEDLYQKNLTIEFLTHIRDEETFKDVKSLKEAITKDEAFARDFLNLNE; encoded by the coding sequence GTGAACGAATACCTCTCTGCAGCAAACTATAAGAACGACCGACAAAGTGTTGTCACTATTGGCACTTTCGACGGAGTACATATTGGTCATAAGGCCATTCTTCAGCGTGTGGTAAATACGGCAAAAAAAGAGAAACTGGATTCGGTGTTGCTCACCTTCTTCCCGCATCCCCGCCTGGTGCTTCAAACCGACACAAACCTTCAGCTTATCAATACCATGGATGAAAAAAAGGCGCTGCTCGACAAAACAGGACTGAATCATTTAGTGATGCATCCTTTTACGCATGCTTTTTCAAGACTGACAGCCGTAGAATATGTTCGGGATATTTTGGTGAACAAGCTGAAGGCAAAAAAAATTATTATCGGTTACGACCATCGTTTTGGTCGAAACCGCACCGCCAATATCGAAGACTTAAAAGAGTTTGGAAAAACATATCATTTTGAAGTAGAAGAAATTAGCGCCCAAGAACTCGATGAAGTTGCCGTAAGCTCCACCAAAATACGAAAGGCATTGCTGGCCGGCGACATTACAACCGCCAACAATTATTTGGGATACCACTTTATGCTTTCCGGAACCGTGGTAAAAGGAAAAAGCATCGGAAGAACCATGGATTACCCAACTGCCAATTTGCACATCGAAGAACCGTATAAATTGGTTCCGAAAAACGGTGTTTATGTGGTACACGCCACAATCAATTCGGAAAATGTCTTCGGAATTACAAGCATTGGCACCAATCCCACGGTTGGGGGAACAGACAAAACTATAGAAACCTATTTTCTGGATTTTAAGGAAGATTTGTATCAAAAAAATCTTACCATCGAGTTTCTAACTCATATCCGTGACGAAGAAACCTTTAAAGACGTGAAATCCCTAAAGGAGGCAATTACCAAAGACGAAGCCTTTGCCCGTGATTTTTTAAATCTCAATGAATAA